The Porphyromonas pogonae genome segment TCAATCTACCCATTCGTCAAAGCTATACTTTCGTATTGAAAAGAATTTATCGGGATCAACGTTTTCGCAACCATCCCAAGAACCGTAAGAAAGCTCTTAAAGCGGATAAACGGTTACGAACAATAGCGGGACGTTTGGTTCGGGAACTTAAACGAAACCTAGGTAGTAACAGGGAGTACGACAAACTCATTTCCCTCTTTGAAAGGATTCTTTCGCAACGGCGTAATTCCACTCAAAAGATTTATTCTCTTCATGAACCGGATGTTCAATGCATCAGTAAAGGTAAGGAGCACAAAAAATATGAGTTTGGAAACAAAGTCTCGATTATACGCTCCATGACGGGAGTGATTTTGGGAGCCTCTTCTTTCCGTAATGAGTACGACGGACATACCATAGAGCAAAGCCTCGATCAGGTGAAGAGACTCACGGGAGAAAGGATTAAGAAACTGGCCGGAGATAGAGGTTACCGTGGAAAAAAAGAAATAAACGGTACGCAGATATTGATTCCTGACACTCCAAAAGCTAAAGACAGTTATTATCAACGTAAAAAGAAGCATCGACTTTTCTGCAAGCGTGCAGGAATAGAACCAACTATCGGACATTTAAAATCAGATTATCGCTTGGGACGTAACTTTTACAAAGGGCTCTTCGGGGATGCTATCAATGTAATGTTAGCTGCAGCGGCATATAACTTCAAAAGAGCCATGAAGCTTCTTTTGTACCTAATAAACAAAATCAGCGAAACACTCCCAATGGAGAGGATTGCGCTGAAATGTGCTTTTTAAGGGACGACTAGATAGACTTTACCGAAAGCTTGTTGGGGAGCTCATATAGTTGCCAGTTGGTTCCGTCGAAAGTGAGTAGGCCGTTATTATTGCCTATATACATAATGCCGTCCTTGCCTTGGGCTACAGCCCAGTTTTGATTCCCGCCATCGTAGTGATTGGTCGTGTAGTTATAAGAGGGTGGAACAAAGGGAATGTCTTGTGCCTCTGCGTTGCATACAATAAAGAACGTAAGGCAGGATAGGAGCATACGGATATATTTTTGTAGGATGTTTGTTTTCATACTTCAGGGATTAAGTAGATGCCCGGGTATAGATATTGGAGTCTTTATTGCTTTGTATTCTGATGCACGGTCTTTAAAGGCGTATTGTCTCCGATTGTTTGCTATTGTCTCTAAATCCATGTTTTTGATCTAAGTATTGCGACTACCGTAGTATTTCGAGTATATGACCGATCATGATCACAGTACCCCGGTTGTATACGGAGCAAGAGCATTGTTGGGTAAAACCGTCGATAAACAATGTAGCCTTGATATTCACAAATATAGAGTATTTGCTTATATCTTAAACTATAGATATCCTAAAATGTAAGGGTGTATTGCTTGGGTATGATTACAGAGAAGTTGATAATCCCTTCCCTTAAACAAACTCGAAGAGGATGATCTCATTGGCTGGTTTATGCTTCAATGAATATAAAAGGATACTGGTGCTGATCATGAATAAATCATGTAGCCATATGGAGACCATGCTAAATAAAAAAGAGTGTAAATAGCATGATTGCTTGATTTACACTCTTAGCTGCGGTATGGACGGGACTCGAA includes the following:
- a CDS encoding IS5 family transposase, whose translation is MIRPTQTVQSLFSSLDDLLNQQHPLYKLSHKIDWKRFEEAFSSLYCPDNGRPGKPIRLMCGLLILKHLRNISDESVVEQWSENAYFQYFCGMQEFTPSFPCNASELVHFRKRIGERGIELILAESIRVNDDKNDKDHHDTAFIDSTVQEKNVTYPTDAKLHKKIVGKVLKIARALNLPIRQSYTFVLKRIYRDQRFRNHPKNRKKALKADKRLRTIAGRLVRELKRNLGSNREYDKLISLFERILSQRRNSTQKIYSLHEPDVQCISKGKEHKKYEFGNKVSIIRSMTGVILGASSFRNEYDGHTIEQSLDQVKRLTGERIKKLAGDRGYRGKKEINGTQILIPDTPKAKDSYYQRKKKHRLFCKRAGIEPTIGHLKSDYRLGRNFYKGLFGDAINVMLAAAAYNFKRAMKLLLYLINKISETLPMERIALKCAF